CTTGTACGTGTTCGTTTAGCGCATAATGGCGCGATTGCGGGCTGGCTTCCTGAGCACTTCTATAATTTAGAACAATGCGGTGGCGGAGCGCTTATTGATCTTGGTTGTCATCCGGTTTATCTCAATAGACTGTTCCTGGGTATGCCAGAAAGTGTAAGCGCCAACTACGGCTACATTACTGGAAAAGAAGTAGAGGACAATGCCGTATCTGTTTTCCGCTACGCCAATGGCTCGATTGGGATTGCAGAGACTAGCTTCGTCAATAGCTACTCTCCTTTTACTGTTGAAGTTCATGGGACAGAGGGCACCTTGATGTATGGTACGCCAGAACCAAAAATGCTTATTCGCTGTACCAAAAATAATGCGTCCATTTGGGAAGAAATCACTCTGCCACAACCACAGGAATCCGCCTTCTGTCAATGGATAGGCCACATTCAGAATGGAACGGTAGCGGAGGAGAATATCAAGTTGGCTTTGGATTTAACAAAGTTGATGGATGCCTCCAACTTATCCATCAAAGAACAACGACCAATATTAATCAGTGAACTGTTACCTACTTCAATCAGATAAGTAAATAAAACATGAAATGTGAAATATTCACTCTATAGTTTGTATACAAAAGGCATCCGATTGGGCACATTCGGATGCCTTTTGTCATAAAAAACTAACAAGATTAAACATTTTTATCTGCCAAATAGATGATAAAAGTAGTGTGAATATAGCTATATATTATAGATATGTAATTTGTTAGTTTTCATGTTTTTTTTCAGTTTTACACCGGAACAGAAACGTTGTAGTAAGAAGCTCGTGTTTGCCTTATTATCATAATCTTAATTTGGTCGGAGCAACCCCCATCCATTTTTTGAAGGTGCGATTAAAATAAGCTTGATCACAATACCCCAGATATTCTGACATTTCACCAACTGTCATTTCTGTATTTTCAAGCAAATTTACAGCAGTGTTAATTCGTATTTGATGCAAGTAT
This Neobacillus sp. YX16 DNA region includes the following protein-coding sequences:
- a CDS encoding Gfo/Idh/MocA family oxidoreductase, with the translated sequence MIRVAILSFWHVHANDYAKEALNQPDTEIAAVWDELPSRGRESANKFGVPFIKDLDELMQNPDIDAVIVTAPTNMHHDVMVKAAKAGKHIFTEKVIAPTMKEANQIVAAVQKAGVKLTVSLPRLNDSYTLAVQNVIREGLLGELTLVRVRLAHNGAIAGWLPEHFYNLEQCGGGALIDLGCHPVYLNRLFLGMPESVSANYGYITGKEVEDNAVSVFRYANGSIGIAETSFVNSYSPFTVEVHGTEGTLMYGTPEPKMLIRCTKNNASIWEEITLPQPQESAFCQWIGHIQNGTVAEENIKLALDLTKLMDASNLSIKEQRPILISELLPTSIR